One Micropterus dolomieu isolate WLL.071019.BEF.003 ecotype Adirondacks linkage group LG23, ASM2129224v1, whole genome shotgun sequence DNA window includes the following coding sequences:
- the ap2b1 gene encoding AP-2 complex subunit beta isoform X2, whose amino-acid sequence MTVGKDVSSLFPDVVNCMQTDNLELKKLVYLYLMNYAKSQPDMAIMAVNSFVKDCEDPNPLIRALAVRTMGCIRVDKITEYLCEPLRKCLKDEDPYVRKTAAVCVAKLHDINAQMVEDQGFLDSLRDLIADSNPMVVANAVAALSEISESHPNSNLLDLNPQNINKLLTALNECTEWGQIFILDCLSNYNPKDEREAQSICERVTPRLSHANSAVVLSAVKVLMKFLELLPKDSDYYNTLLKKLSPPLVTLLSGEPEVQYVALRNINLIVQKRPEILKQEIKVFFVKYNDPIYVKLEKLDIMIRLASQANIAQVLAELKEYATEVDVDFVRKAVRAIGRCAIKVEQSAERCVSTLLDLIQTKVNYVVQEAIVVIRDIFRKYPNKYESIIATLCENLDSLDEPDARAAMIWIVGEYAERIDNADELLESFLEGFHDESTQVQLTLLTAIVKLFLKKPSETQELVQQVLSLATQDSDNPDLRDRGYIYWRLLSTDPVTAKEVVLSEKPLISEETDLIEPTLLDELICHIGSLASVYHKPPSAFVEGSHGVHRKHLPVQHSSIDTGESPVSSGPAAAMDQPHVIPSQGDLLGDLLNLDLGPPVNVPQVSSMQMGAVDLLGGGLDSLLGGDLGGGVGGSPAVGQNFIPSSVPSTFAPSPTPAPPAVSSGLNDLFELSTGMAITTGGYVAPKAVWLPAVKAKGLEISGTFSRRQGHMYMDMTFTNKALQHMTDFAVQFNKNSFGMIPTSPLPIHTPLMPSQSIEVSLPINTVGPVMKMDPLNNLQVAVKNSIDVFYFSVLIPLNIFFVEDGKMERQVFLATWKDIPNENELQYQIKECHLNADTVSGKLQNNNIYTIAKRNVEGQDMLYQSLKLTNGIWILAELRIQPGNPNYTLSLKCRAPEVSQYVYQMYDAVLKN is encoded by the exons ATGACTGTTGGCAAGGATGTCAG TTCTTTGTTCCCAGATGTGGTGAACTGCATGCAGACCGACAACCTGGAGCTGAAGAAGTTGGTCTACCTCTACTTAATGAACTACGCCAAGAGCCAGCCTGACATGGCCATCATGGCCGTCAACAGCTTTGTCAAG GACTGTGAGGACCCCAACCCTCTGATCAGGGCTTTGGCCGTCCGCACCATGGGCTGCATCCGGGTGGACAAGATCACAGAGTACCTGTGTGAGCCGCTAAGGAAGTGCCTGAAGGATGAGGACCCATACGTGAGGAAGACGGCGGCTGTTTGTGTGGCTAAACTTCATGACATCAATGCCCAGATGGTGGAGGACCAGGGCTTCCTGGACTCCCTGAGAGATCTCATTGCTGACTCAAATCCCATG GTTGTGGCCAATGCAGTTGCTGCCCTGTCCGAGATTAGCGAGTCTCACCCCAACAGCAACCTGCTGGACCTCAATCCCCAGAACATCAACAAGCTGCTGACGGCCCTCAACGAGTGCACAGAGTGGGGACAGATCTTCATCCTGGACTGCTTGTCCAACTACAACCCCAAGGATGAGCGCGAGGCCCAAAG CATCTGTGAGCGTGTTACTCCCCGGTTGTCTCACGCCAACTCAGCCGTGGTGCTGTCAGCAGTCAAGGTGCTGATGAAGTTCTTGGAGCTGCTGCCCAAGGACTCAGACTACTACAACACGTTGCTGAAGAAGTTATCCCCACCACTGGTCACCTTGCTCTCTGGAGAGCCTGAGGTCCAGTATGTGGCCCTGAGGAACATCAATCTCATTGTCCAGAAAAG GCCTGAGATCCTGAAGCAGGAGATCAAGGTGTTCTTCGTCAAGTACAACGACCCTATCTATGTGAAACTGGAGAAGCTGGACATCATGATCCGCTTGGCCTCTCAGGCCAACATTGCCCAG GTGCTGGCTGAACTGAAGGAATACGCCACGGAGGTGGATGTTGACTTTGTACGCAAGGCTGTACGAGCCATTGGACGCTGTGCCATCAAAGTGGAG CAATCAGCTGAGCGCTGTGTCAGCACCCTGCTGGACCTGATCCAGACCAAGGTCAACTACGTGGTTCAGGAGGCTATTGTAGTCATCAGAGACATCTTCCGCAAGTACCCCAACAA GTATGAAAGCATCATTGCCACACTGTGTGAGAATCTGGACTCTCTGGACGAGCCTGATGCTCGTGCTGCCATGATCTGGATTGTTGGCGAGTACGCAGAGAGGATCGACAACGCCGACGAGTTGCTGGAGAGCTTCCTCGAAGGCTTCCATGATGAGAGCACCCAG GTGCAGCTCACTCTGCTGACTGCCATCGTAAAGCTGTTCCTTAAGAAGCCATCAGAGACTCAGGAGTTGGTGCAGCAGGTGCTCAGTCTGGCCACTCAG GACTCTGACAACCCTGATCTGCGTGACAGGGGCTATATTTATTGGCGCCTGTTGTCCACTGACCCAGTGACAGCCAAGGAGGTGGTGTTGTCAGAAAAGCCCCTGATCTCAGAGGAGACGGACCTCATTGAGCCCACCCTCCTGGACGAGCTCATCTGCCACATTGGCTCCCTGGCTTCAGTCTATCACAAACCCCCCAGTGCGTTTGTTGAGGGCAGCCACGGAGTCCACCGGAAACACCTTCCTGTGCAGCACAGCAG CATTGATACAGGCGAGAGCCCAGTGAGCAGTGGGCCGGCAGCTGCCATGGACCAGCCACATGTAATTCCCAGTCAGGGTGACCTGCTGGGTGATCTGCTGAACCTGGACCTGGGCCCTCCAGTCAATGTGCCCCAGGTCTCCTCCATGCAGATGGGTGCAGTGGACCTTCTGGGAGGAGGCCTGGACAGCTTG CTGGGGGGAGACCTGGGCGGAGGTGTTGGGGGAAGTCCAGCT GTGGGACAGAACTTCATCCCCTCATCTGTCCCCAGTACTTTTGCTCCGTCACCTACACCAGCGCCTCCAGCTGTCAGCAGCGGCCTCAACGACTTGTTTGAGCTTTCCACAGGCATGGCCATTACCACTGGGGGCTATGTAGCCCCAAAAGCA GTTTGGCTGCCTGCAGTGAAAGCTAAGGGACTGGAGATCTCTGGCACCTTCTCTCGCCGCCAGGGTCACATGTACATGGACATGACCTTCACAAACAAGGCCCTGCAGCACATGACCGACTTCGCTGTCCAGTTCAACAAGAACAG TTTTGGGATGATCCCTACCAGTCCTTTGCCCATTCACACTCCGCTGATGCCCAGCCAGAGTATTGAGGTCTCTTTGCCGATCAACACCGTTGGGCCAGTCATGAAAATGGACCCACTTAATAATCTGCAG GTGGCTGTGAAGAACAGCATCGATGTCTTCTACTTCAGCGTACTTATCCCTCTCAACATATTCTTTGTTGAAGATGGAAAAATGG aGCGACAGGTGTTCCTGGCTACCTGGAAAGACATCCCCAATGAGAATGAGCTACAGTACCAGATAAAGGAGTGCCACCTAAATGCAG ACACAGTATCAGGGAAGCTACAGAATAACAACATCTACACCATCGCCAAGAGAAATGTAGAAGGCCAGGATATGCTCTACCAGTCCCTCAAGCTAACCAATGGCATCTGGATCTTGGCTGAGCTCCGCATTCAGCCTGGCAACCCCAACTACACG
- the ap2b1 gene encoding AP-2 complex subunit beta isoform X1, whose product MTDSKYFTTNKKGEIFELKAELNNEKKEKRKEAVKKVIAAMTVGKDVSSLFPDVVNCMQTDNLELKKLVYLYLMNYAKSQPDMAIMAVNSFVKDCEDPNPLIRALAVRTMGCIRVDKITEYLCEPLRKCLKDEDPYVRKTAAVCVAKLHDINAQMVEDQGFLDSLRDLIADSNPMVVANAVAALSEISESHPNSNLLDLNPQNINKLLTALNECTEWGQIFILDCLSNYNPKDEREAQSICERVTPRLSHANSAVVLSAVKVLMKFLELLPKDSDYYNTLLKKLSPPLVTLLSGEPEVQYVALRNINLIVQKRPEILKQEIKVFFVKYNDPIYVKLEKLDIMIRLASQANIAQVLAELKEYATEVDVDFVRKAVRAIGRCAIKVEQSAERCVSTLLDLIQTKVNYVVQEAIVVIRDIFRKYPNKYESIIATLCENLDSLDEPDARAAMIWIVGEYAERIDNADELLESFLEGFHDESTQVQLTLLTAIVKLFLKKPSETQELVQQVLSLATQDSDNPDLRDRGYIYWRLLSTDPVTAKEVVLSEKPLISEETDLIEPTLLDELICHIGSLASVYHKPPSAFVEGSHGVHRKHLPVQHSSIDTGESPVSSGPAAAMDQPHVIPSQGDLLGDLLNLDLGPPVNVPQVSSMQMGAVDLLGGGLDSLLGGDLGGGVGGSPAVGQNFIPSSVPSTFAPSPTPAPPAVSSGLNDLFELSTGMAITTGGYVAPKAVWLPAVKAKGLEISGTFSRRQGHMYMDMTFTNKALQHMTDFAVQFNKNSFGMIPTSPLPIHTPLMPSQSIEVSLPINTVGPVMKMDPLNNLQVAVKNSIDVFYFSVLIPLNIFFVEDGKMERQVFLATWKDIPNENELQYQIKECHLNADTVSGKLQNNNIYTIAKRNVEGQDMLYQSLKLTNGIWILAELRIQPGNPNYTLSLKCRAPEVSQYVYQMYDAVLKN is encoded by the exons ATGACGGACTCCAAATAtttcacaacaaacaaaaaag GGGAGATCTTTGAACTGAAGGCAGAGCTGAACaatgagaagaaggagaagagaaaagaggcaGTAAAAAAGGTCATTGCTGCCATGACTGTTGGCAAGGATGTCAG TTCTTTGTTCCCAGATGTGGTGAACTGCATGCAGACCGACAACCTGGAGCTGAAGAAGTTGGTCTACCTCTACTTAATGAACTACGCCAAGAGCCAGCCTGACATGGCCATCATGGCCGTCAACAGCTTTGTCAAG GACTGTGAGGACCCCAACCCTCTGATCAGGGCTTTGGCCGTCCGCACCATGGGCTGCATCCGGGTGGACAAGATCACAGAGTACCTGTGTGAGCCGCTAAGGAAGTGCCTGAAGGATGAGGACCCATACGTGAGGAAGACGGCGGCTGTTTGTGTGGCTAAACTTCATGACATCAATGCCCAGATGGTGGAGGACCAGGGCTTCCTGGACTCCCTGAGAGATCTCATTGCTGACTCAAATCCCATG GTTGTGGCCAATGCAGTTGCTGCCCTGTCCGAGATTAGCGAGTCTCACCCCAACAGCAACCTGCTGGACCTCAATCCCCAGAACATCAACAAGCTGCTGACGGCCCTCAACGAGTGCACAGAGTGGGGACAGATCTTCATCCTGGACTGCTTGTCCAACTACAACCCCAAGGATGAGCGCGAGGCCCAAAG CATCTGTGAGCGTGTTACTCCCCGGTTGTCTCACGCCAACTCAGCCGTGGTGCTGTCAGCAGTCAAGGTGCTGATGAAGTTCTTGGAGCTGCTGCCCAAGGACTCAGACTACTACAACACGTTGCTGAAGAAGTTATCCCCACCACTGGTCACCTTGCTCTCTGGAGAGCCTGAGGTCCAGTATGTGGCCCTGAGGAACATCAATCTCATTGTCCAGAAAAG GCCTGAGATCCTGAAGCAGGAGATCAAGGTGTTCTTCGTCAAGTACAACGACCCTATCTATGTGAAACTGGAGAAGCTGGACATCATGATCCGCTTGGCCTCTCAGGCCAACATTGCCCAG GTGCTGGCTGAACTGAAGGAATACGCCACGGAGGTGGATGTTGACTTTGTACGCAAGGCTGTACGAGCCATTGGACGCTGTGCCATCAAAGTGGAG CAATCAGCTGAGCGCTGTGTCAGCACCCTGCTGGACCTGATCCAGACCAAGGTCAACTACGTGGTTCAGGAGGCTATTGTAGTCATCAGAGACATCTTCCGCAAGTACCCCAACAA GTATGAAAGCATCATTGCCACACTGTGTGAGAATCTGGACTCTCTGGACGAGCCTGATGCTCGTGCTGCCATGATCTGGATTGTTGGCGAGTACGCAGAGAGGATCGACAACGCCGACGAGTTGCTGGAGAGCTTCCTCGAAGGCTTCCATGATGAGAGCACCCAG GTGCAGCTCACTCTGCTGACTGCCATCGTAAAGCTGTTCCTTAAGAAGCCATCAGAGACTCAGGAGTTGGTGCAGCAGGTGCTCAGTCTGGCCACTCAG GACTCTGACAACCCTGATCTGCGTGACAGGGGCTATATTTATTGGCGCCTGTTGTCCACTGACCCAGTGACAGCCAAGGAGGTGGTGTTGTCAGAAAAGCCCCTGATCTCAGAGGAGACGGACCTCATTGAGCCCACCCTCCTGGACGAGCTCATCTGCCACATTGGCTCCCTGGCTTCAGTCTATCACAAACCCCCCAGTGCGTTTGTTGAGGGCAGCCACGGAGTCCACCGGAAACACCTTCCTGTGCAGCACAGCAG CATTGATACAGGCGAGAGCCCAGTGAGCAGTGGGCCGGCAGCTGCCATGGACCAGCCACATGTAATTCCCAGTCAGGGTGACCTGCTGGGTGATCTGCTGAACCTGGACCTGGGCCCTCCAGTCAATGTGCCCCAGGTCTCCTCCATGCAGATGGGTGCAGTGGACCTTCTGGGAGGAGGCCTGGACAGCTTG CTGGGGGGAGACCTGGGCGGAGGTGTTGGGGGAAGTCCAGCT GTGGGACAGAACTTCATCCCCTCATCTGTCCCCAGTACTTTTGCTCCGTCACCTACACCAGCGCCTCCAGCTGTCAGCAGCGGCCTCAACGACTTGTTTGAGCTTTCCACAGGCATGGCCATTACCACTGGGGGCTATGTAGCCCCAAAAGCA GTTTGGCTGCCTGCAGTGAAAGCTAAGGGACTGGAGATCTCTGGCACCTTCTCTCGCCGCCAGGGTCACATGTACATGGACATGACCTTCACAAACAAGGCCCTGCAGCACATGACCGACTTCGCTGTCCAGTTCAACAAGAACAG TTTTGGGATGATCCCTACCAGTCCTTTGCCCATTCACACTCCGCTGATGCCCAGCCAGAGTATTGAGGTCTCTTTGCCGATCAACACCGTTGGGCCAGTCATGAAAATGGACCCACTTAATAATCTGCAG GTGGCTGTGAAGAACAGCATCGATGTCTTCTACTTCAGCGTACTTATCCCTCTCAACATATTCTTTGTTGAAGATGGAAAAATGG aGCGACAGGTGTTCCTGGCTACCTGGAAAGACATCCCCAATGAGAATGAGCTACAGTACCAGATAAAGGAGTGCCACCTAAATGCAG ACACAGTATCAGGGAAGCTACAGAATAACAACATCTACACCATCGCCAAGAGAAATGTAGAAGGCCAGGATATGCTCTACCAGTCCCTCAAGCTAACCAATGGCATCTGGATCTTGGCTGAGCTCCGCATTCAGCCTGGCAACCCCAACTACACG